The Sporichthya brevicatena genome includes the window CGCGGACGAAAACCTCCTGCGTCAGGTCCTCGGCGTCGTGCTGGTTCCCCGCCAGGCGGTAGGCGAGCCGGTACACCCGCGCGGAGTGCGTCCGGACGATCTCCTCCCAACTGGGGGGCACCCAGTCACCCTGCGCGGCTCCACCGCCGGGAGCTGGCCGGGCTGTGTCCACCGTGATCTCCTTCTCCGGACGCGGAGTCCCACCCTGGCGTGCCGCTCTGTGCGCGGCCTGTGAGCGCGGGATCGGCCCGGTAGCAACACAACGCGCGCGCCCTGCAGATCGTTCCTGCCCAGGTCAGTAGGCTGCAGACCACGAACGGCCCACAAGCGCGAGGAAGTTTCATGGCGGGCATCGGCACCGAGCACCTCGACGCCCAGGCGACGGCCGCCCTGGCCGATGCCTTTCTCGCCGAGGACGACGTCCTGCGGGCCGCACGCGCCCGCGCCGCCGAGAACGGTCTGCCGGTGCTCCCGCCGGCCGCCGGGGCGGCACTGCGCTTCCTCGCCGCCCTCCTGGACGCCCGCTCGGTGGTCGAGGTCGGCACCGGCACCGGCGTCACCGGCATCTGGCTGCTGCGCGGCATGCGCCCGGACGGGGTGCTGACCTCGGTCGACCCGGACCCGGACTACCAGCGCACCGCCCGCACCGCCTACGCCGAGGCCGGCGTCCCCGCGAACCGCGCGCGCCTCATCGCGGGCCGCCCGATCGAGGTCCTCCCCCGCCTCACCGACGGCGGCTACGACCTGATGTCGGTCTGCGCGGACCCGCTCTCCTACGCCGACTTCTCCCGTGAGGCCCCCCGCCTGCTCCGCGACGGCGGTGTCGTCGTCTTCGCCGACCCGACCGGCCGCGGCGCTGCGGCCATGCGCGAACTCGGTCAGAGCCTCGTCGAGAGCGAGGACTTCGCCCCCGTCCTGCTCCCGATCGGCACCGGCCTCCTCGCCGCGACGAAGCGGCCCGCGCGCTGACGGGTGCCTTCGACCCCCGAAAGCGCAGTACGACACACGCATTTTGCGTTCAGACGTGGCGTAGTGCGCTTTCGGGAATGAGCAGCACCTAGCGCGTGCGAGCCTTCGCGGGGTACGCCTCGAGCCAGCGGAGCAGGAGCCGGACGCCGTAGCCGGTGCCGCCCTTGGTGTTCTCGTGCTCGTCGCCGTCGATCTTGCCGGGGCCGGCCATGTCGATGTGGGCCCACGGGCGCCGGCCGACGAACTCCCGCAGGAACAGCGCCGCGGTGATCGCCCCGCCCTGCACCTTGCGGTGCTGCTGGTGGGGGACGTGGGCGAGGTCGGCGACCGGCGAGTCCAGCGCCGGTAGGTACTCGTCGACCAGCGGCATCCGCCACAGGCGGTCGCCCCCGGCGTCGGAGGCGGCGAGCAGGGCCTTGGCGAGCCGGTCGTCGGGGGTGAACAGCGCCGCCATGCGACGGCTCAGCGCGAGGGTCGCGGCTCCGGTGAGCGTCGCGAGGTCGACGATCACGTCGGGGTCGAGGTTCGCGTCGGCGTAGGCCAGAGCGTCGGCCAGGACCAGCCGACCCTCGGCGTCGGTGTTGAGCACCTCGACGGTCGTGCCGCCGTAGTGGGTGATGACGTCACCGGGGCGGAAGGCCGACCCGGACGGGAGGTTCTCGGCCGCCGCGACCAGGCCGGTGACCCGGACGCCGACGCCGAGCGCCCGCAGCGCCGACATCGCGCCGATCACCGCGGCGCCGCCGGCCATGTCGGCCTTCATGGCGACCATGCCGTCGCTGGGCTTGAGCGACAGGCCGCCGGAGTCGAAGGTGATGCCCTTGCCGACGAGGACGACGTGCGGCAGCGCGGCACCGGCCGGCGCGTCCGCGGGCGTGTACTCCAGGCGGATCAACCGGGGCCCGCGGGACGAGCCCGCCCCGACCGCGAGGATGCCGCCGAACCCGCCGGCCTCGAGGTCGGCCGGCTCCCAGATCTCGACGTCGAGACCCGCGCGGCCGGCCATCTTCTTCGCCTGGGCGGCGAGCCACGCCGGGGTCTTCTCGGCGGACGGGGTGTTCGCGAGGTCACGCGCGAGGCAGACCGCGTCCGCGGTGCGGAGGCCGCGCTCGACGGCCGGGCCCGCGGCCCCGGCCCGGCGCCCGTCGACGTGCAGGTCGACCGCGCCGACGTGGTCACGCTTCGGGGCCGCCCCGTTCGCGTTCGGCGTGTCCCCGCGCAGGGAGAACGCGTACGAGCCCAGGACCAGGCCCTCGGTGAAGGCGCGGACGCCGTCCGGGCCCGCGCCGGCCACGACGGAGGTGGCGAGGCGCTCCCGCGACCGCACGCGGCGTGCCAGGGCGGCGCCGGCGCGGCGCAGCGCCGTCGGGCTGCCGTCCCCGGTGCCGACGAGCAGGACCTGCTCGGCCGGGGCGGCCGGGTCCGTCAGCGGGATCGCGACGATCTCCGCCGCGTCGCCCCGGGCCTTCTCGCGGCGCGCGAGCGCCAGCAGGTCGAGCCCGAGGGCGGAGCCGGCGGCCGCCAGGCCGGGGCCGGCGACCGGGCCGTCCGGACCCTGCGAGATCGGGACGGCAAGAACGTCGGCACCCCCGCTGACCAGGGGCTTACCGACAACGACGTGCACGGCCGGACGGGCCATGGTTCTCCTTCGGCCGCGCGGACGGGTGCGACGAGCGGATTAGGAAACGACGCCCTTCAGGGCCTCACCGAGGGCACCGGCCTCGTCGGCCGACAGCTCGACGACCAGCCGGCCGCCACCCTCCAGCGGGACACGCATGACGATGCCGCGACCCTCCTTGGTGACCTCCAACGGGCCGTCGCCGGTCCGTGGCTTCATGGCCGCCATGCTCGCTCCTCAAGGTATTCGTCGATGTCGACCGCCCGGCGGGCGAGCCCGCGGGCGATGAAACGCCGCGTCGTTGATCTCCATTATCTCTGATGCACCGACCGACCCGGTGCGCTCACCCCCCTCCGGCGCGCCCCGGGCCCTCCGCGAGCCCGATCCGGGCCCGCACCGGGCCACTAGGCTCGGGCCGTTCCGCCGTCCGACACCGACGTCTGTCAGGGGTGCGCTCGATGTCCGATCCCGTTCTGGTCTCCACCGACGGCGGTGTCGCCACCGTCACCCTGAACCGGCCGGAGAGCTTCAACTCGCTGAACCTGCTGGCGCGGCTCCTGCTGCTCGACGCGCTGAAGTCGATCGCGGAGGACCCCGCCGTGCGCGCCGTGGTCCTGACCGGCGCCGGCCGGGGCTTCTGCGTCGGGCAGGACCTCGCGGAGATCGACTCGACCAAGTCGGCGAAGGAGCGATTCTCCGTCGTCCCGGAGCACTACGCGCCGATCGCGCGGCTCCTCGCCGAGATGGACAAGCCCGTGATCGCGGCGGTCAACGGGCCCGCGGCCGGGGCGGGGATGTCCCTGGCGCTCGCGGCGGACTTCCGGATCGCCTCGGAGAAGGCGAGTTTTACGACCGCCTTCGCCGGCATCGCGCTCAGCCCCGACACCGGCATGTCCTGGCACCTGCCGCGCCTGGTCGGGGTGAACAAGGCGACCGAGTTGCTCCTGCTCAACCCGACGGTCAAGGCGCCCGAGGCCCTCGAGATCGGCCTGGTCACCCAGGTCGTCGCCCCCGACGACCTCATGCCGACCGTCACCGCGCTGGCCGAGCGCCTGGCCGCCGGACCCACCCGTGCCTACGGCCTGATGCGCCGCGCCCTCCGCTACGCCCACGACCACGACCTCGCCGAGGTCCTGGCCAAGGAGCACGAGCTGATCGAGGAGGCCGGCGGGGCCGAGGACCACCTGAACGCGGTCGACGCCTTCCTCAACAAGCGCAAGCCGGAGTTCTCCGGGCGCTGAGACCGGCCCGCCCCCGGTCAGGGCGCGGTCTCGCACCCCGCCAGGTGGTCGTCGACCATGCCGGTCGCCTGCATGAGGGCGTACGCGGTCGTCGGACCGACGAAGGCGAAGCCGCGCTTCTTCAGCGCCTTGGCCATGGCGGTCGACTCCGGCGTCACCGCGGGCAGGTCGGCCATGGAGGCGAGGCGCCGCCGGCGCGGCGGCGGGGCGAAGGACCAGAGCAGCTCGTCCAGGCCGCCGGGCCCGAGCTCGGCCGCGGCGCGGGCGTTCTGCAGGGCCGCGAGTACCTTCGCGCGGTTGCGTACGATGCCCGGGTCCGCGAGCAGGCGGTCGACGTCGGCCTCGGAGAACTCGGCGACAGCGGGGATCGAGAAGTTCGCGAACGCCGCCCGGAAGTTCTCGCGCTTGCGCAGGATCGTCAGCCACGACAGACCGGACTGGAAGGCCTCGAGTGTCAGCCGTTCGTAGAGCCGGTCGTCCCCGTGGACGGTGCGGCCCCACTCGGTGTCGTGGTAGGCGACGTAGTCCGGAGCCGACAGCCCCCACGGGCACCGCCGGCGGCCGTCCGGCCCGGCGACCGCACCGCTCACGCGCCGGCCTCGCTGCAGACGGCGAAGCGCGCGAACCGCTTCAGGGCCAGGCCGATCACCGCGCGGGTCCCGATCGACAGGAACGGCGTCAGCAGGCGCCCGGGCGCACCGAACGGCGGGACCAGGTCCTCGCACCACACCACGCGGCTGCGGCGCTCCCCCAGCGACCGGACCTCGAACCAAGCGTTGCCCTTGAGCAGCCGACCGGTCTTGACCACGTCGAGCCGGTGCGGCGGGTCCCAGCGGGTGATCGTCATGCGGTCGGCAATGGCCAGCGGCCGGAAGCCGGTCCAGCCGATGAACTTCTCGCCCTCACCGTGGCCGGCGCCGCCGCCCACGACCTCGACGTGCGTGAGCGGCATCCACTCCGCGTGGCTCTCCCAGTCGACCAGGCCGGCCCACACCCGCTCGGCGGGCAGGTCGATGTCGACGCTCAGTTCGATCGGGCGCATTCAGGACTCCGGTCGGGGTTCGGCGATTTCCCGGGATTCGGCGGCGTTCCCCGCCTGGACGGCTTCCAGCTCACGGATCCGGGCGTCCCGGGTCGCGATCTCGTCGGCGAGGCGGTCGAGGACGGCGTCGACGGCGTCCATCCGGTAGCCGCGGACGACGACCGGGAAGCGGATCTCCGCCAGGTCGGTGGACGTGACCGGACCCTCGACGTCGGCGAGCGGCTGCGGGGTCGGGGCGACGCTGCCGAGCGTCCCGCCCACCCCCGCGGCGACCGCGGCCGTGCCGAACACGACCACCGCCACGACGACGACCATCAGCCAGAACACGGCGCCTCCCTCTGCCGCGGCGATCGTGCCACGGCACCCCGACGGACCCGCCGAGCGCACTCACCCTTTCCCACCCGAGGGAGCCGCCCGTGACCGCCTTCCGACTCGGTCGCCACACGTTCGGCGCGGACGAGCTCGCCGTGATGGCGATCGTGAACCGGACCCCGGACTCGTTCTACGACAAGGGCGCCACCTTCGACGACGAGCCCGCGCTCGCCGCCGTGGAGCGGGCCGTCGACGCCGGGGCGCGGATCATCGACATCGGCGGGGTGAAGGCCGGGCCGGGCGACGAGGTCGACACCGCCGAGGAGCTGCGGCGCGTGGTCCCGTTCGTCACCGCGGTGCGCGAGCGCTGGCCGCAGGTCGCGATCAGCGTCGACACCTGGCGCGCCGAGGTCGGGGCCGCGGTCTGCGAGGCCGGCGCCGACGTCCTCAACGACGCCTGGGGCGGGGTCGACCCGGACCTCGCCGCGGTGGCGGCGCAGTACGACGTCGGGATCGTGTGCACCCACGCCGGCGGCGCCGAGCCGCGCACCCGTCCGCACCGCGTCGCCTACCCGGACGTCATGGCCGACGTCCTCGAGCGCACGCTCGCCCTCGCCGAGCGGGCCGTGTCCCTCGGCGTCGCCCGCGAGTCGGTGCTGATCGACCCCGGCCACGACTTCGGCAAGAACACCCGGCACTCGCTCGAGGTCACCCGCCGGCTGCCGGAGATGGTCGCGACCGGGTGGCCGGTGCTCGTCTCGCTCTCCCGCAAGGACTTCGTCGGCGAGACGCTGAACCTGCCGCCCGACGACCGCCTCAACGGCACCCTCGCGACGACCGCGATCAGCGCCTGGCTCGGCGCGCAGGTCTTTCGCGCCCACGACGCCGCCGCCACCCGGCAGGTGCTGGACATGACCGCCTCGCTCCTCGGCACCCGGCCCCCCGCCGTCGCCCGGCGCGGACTGGCCTGAGCGCCGGCCGGTCAGCCGAACGTGCGCTGCAGGAGCATGCCGACCGCGGCCAGCTGGGCCGCGACCTCGACGTCCGCCGGCGGTGCCCCGGGGACGCTGTAGGGGCGCCGGACCTCCGCGGCGGCGACGACCATCGCCCGCCCGATCCGCGCCGCCTGCTCGGGCTCGAGCTCGTCGAACGACAACGACATCAGCGCCCCCGGACGGGACAGCACCGCCGCGTCCGTTGGGTCCTGGGTCAGCTCCATCACGCGCCGGTGCAGCGCCGCGGCCACCGGCGTCCGCACCGGCAACCGGACACCCCGCACCACGACCTCGGACACTGCGTTCTCCCACCCCCGGGCTTCGCGCCCGTCCGCTACAGCCGCTCGACCTTCGTGGACGCCGCGCCCCACGCCCCGCTCGGCCGGACCACGAAGTTGACCCGAGCGCCCGGCCGAAGCCCGTCCAGACGGACCGTCAGCTTCCCCGACCGGTTGGTCGTTCCGACCGGGCGGAGTCGAGTTTTCCCGTTGCGGACCACGCGCAGGAAGACCGGTACGCCCTCGGCGGGCACCGAGGTGTAGCCCTGCCGGGTCAGCACGATCGCGCGCAGGGCACCGGCGCGCGTCCGCCGCCACGTCAGCGTCAGGTACACCGGCCGGCGCCCGGTCGTCAGGCCCGTCACGGTGGTGTCGTACTTCGCGAGGCTCTCGTAGGGTCCGCGGAGCCACATCGCCAGCCACGGGCCACCGGACCCGACCGGCGTCGTCGGGGTGCGTGACCCGGGACTGTCCCCGATCTCGTGGCGCGTCCAGGTCTCGCCGTCGTCCGGGGTGCGCAGGTGAACGATCCGTCCGGTGCGCTCGCCCGGCGCGGCGTACGACAGGTAGACGTTGCGGGGATCGGCGGTGTCCAGCGTCATGCCCTCGGGGTACCGCGCCTGGCGCACGAGGGTCCGCAGCTGCCACTGCCCGTTGCGGAACCGCGCCCACTTGTACGCGGGCTGCGTCCCGTTCCCACCCAGGGACGTCACGGCCGCGATGGGCTCGCCGTTGACGACGGCGACGTCGTAGACACGTACCTGTCCGTCCGCCCCGGCGCCGTCGTACAGCAGGGAGGTCGACCGCAGGTCGATGGGACGGCCCGCCTTGATGTTCGCGAGGGTGTCCACCACGACACCGTCGGTCCGGCGCACGACGCCGTCGGCGATGCTGAAGTGGTAGAGCTTGTTCGGGCCGGACGATCCGGGCTGCCGGTCCGAACCCAGGACGTGCAACGTCGTGCCGTCGAAGGTGAACTTCAGATACGGCTGCTCACGCTGCTCGATCGGGTAGATCGTGCGCACCAGCGGGAACGCCTTGCTCCACCGGCGCAGGTCTCGACTGGTGGTCATCACCCAGAGGCGATCGGACTTGCGACGCACGATCGCGACGTACTGGTCGGTCTGCTGCGGCACCCGGAACAGGACCGCGTAGCTGGCGCCCTCGTTCTCCAGGCCGGAACCGGTCAGCTGGCGTCGCGGCGACCACTGGTCGATGCTGTCGGGATTGCGCGAGACCCGCAGATAGGCGGGGGTCTTCTCATGGCCGGACCACAGCGCCGCGTACCGCCCGCTCGCCGTCCGCATCAGCGCCGGCGAGTTGTGGTCGTCGACCGGTACCTTCCGCGCGATCGTGAACCGGCTCAGCCGCGCGTTGCTGTTCGCGATCTGCACCACTTGCAGATCACCGTTGTTCGCCAGGGCGGCGAAGGTGGTGCGACCGCGATCCTCGATCACCCGCGGGTCGAGGTACCACGACCAGGCCGACCGCCGCAGCAGCGGCGCCACCTTCGGGCCCGCCGGCGAGGCGCCCGGCCCGGTGGCGGCAACGCGTGAGGGTGACTCCTCGGGGGCGGGGCCGAGGTCGTCGAAGACGGCCGGCTGCCGCTCCTCCTCGAGCGGCTCCTCCCAGCCAGGTTCTGAGTCCGAGCCGAGGTCGAGACCGGGTATTCCGTCCGCCGACGCGGGGGTCAACACCGGTCCCGCACCCGCCACGAGGACGCCGGCCAGGACGCCGGCGAGCACGGCGGTGCGGCGTCGCCTCGAAGTCATGGTCGATTTGACCACAGGGGCCCAGCCTGCGGCCCGCGCTCGGCACCGCGGACCGACCCGGTCCGGTCAGCGCAGGCGGTGGGCCGAGGTGGAGGCCGCGCCCCAGATCGCCGTGGGCCGCACGACGAATCGGACCGTCGAGCCGTCCCGCACCCCGGTCAACCGCACGACGAGGCGACCGGACCGGTTCGTCGTTCCGACGGAGCGGAGCGTCGTCCGGCCGCCCGCGGTCACCCGCAACTGCACCGGGACGCCGTCCGCGGGGACCGTCGTGTAGCCCTGGTGGGCGACGAGTACGGCACGCATCACGCCGTCGCGGGCCCGTCGCCAGGTCACCGTCAGGTAGACCGGTCGGCGGCCGGTGGTCAGGCCCGTCACCGTGGTGTCGTAGTTGTTCCACTTCGTGTACCGGCCGTGCAGCCACATCGCGAGGAACGGCCCGCCGGATCCGACCGGGGTCGTCGGGGTCCGGGACCCGGGGGTGTCCCCGATCTCGTGGACGCTCCAGGTCTGCCCGTCGTCCTGCGTGCGCAGGTGCACGATCCGCCCGGTCTGGCCGGGGGCCGCGTAGGAGAGGTACACGTTGCGCGGGTCCGCGGTGTCCAGCGTCATGCCCTCGGGACGGATCGACTGCCGGACGAGCGTCCGCAGCTGCCACTTCCCGTTGCGGAACCGCGCCCACTTGTAGGCGGGCGCCGTGTCCGAGCGGCCGAGCGAGGTGACCGCGACGATCGGTTCGGAGTTCCGCACGGCGATGTCGTAGACCCGGACCTGTCCGTCGGCGCCCGCCCCGTCGTAGAGCAGGGTCGTGTTGCGCAGGTCGACCGGGCGGCCCGCCCGCACGTTGGCGAGGGTGTCGACGACGGTGCCGTCGGTCCGACGGACCACGCCGCCGCCGATGCTGAAGTGGTAGAGCTTGTTCGGGCCGGAGACGCCGGGCTGCCGGTCCGAGCCGAGCACGTGCAGCGTCGTCCCGTCGAAGGCGAACTTCAGATACGGCTGCTCCCGCTTCTCGATCGGGTAGATCGCGCGGACCAGCGGGAAGGCCTTGCTCCAGTGCTGCAGGTCGCGGCTCGTCGTCATGACCCAGAGCGCGTCGGTCTTGCGGCGCACGATCGCGACGTACTGGTCGGCCTGCTCCGGCACCCGGAACAGCACCGCGTAACTGGCGCCCACCTTCTCCAGGCCGGAGCCGGTGAGCACGCGCCGCGGCGCCCAGTCGTCGATGCTGTTCGGCTTGCGCGAGACGCGCAGGAAGGCCGGGGTCTTGCCGTGGCCCGACCACAACGCGGCGTACCGGCCGCTCGCCGTGCGCAGCAGCGCCGCGGAGTTGTGGTCGTCGACCTTCACCTTGCGCGCGATGGTGAACCGGCTCAGTCGCCCGCTGGCGTTGACGACCTGCACCACCTGCAGGTCACCGTTGTTGGCGAGGGCCCCGAAGGTCGTGCGGCCCCGGTCCTCGATCACGCGGGGGTCGAGGTACCAGGACCACGCCGAACTGCGCAGCAGCGGCGTGATCTTCAGTCCGTTCGCGGATGCCCCGGGCCCGGTGGCGGTCGTGCGCGACGGGGAGGCCTGCGGGGCGGGCCCGAGGTCGTCGAAGACGGCCGGCTGCGGCTGCGTCTCGAGCGGGTCCTCCCAGGCCGGTTCGGCCTCGGCGCCGACGCCGGAGCGGGCGGCGGAGGCCGGTGCCGACGTGGCACCGGCACCGGCGACCAGCAGCGCCGCGAGCGCGACGGCCACCGGCCGGAACGTCGAGAGCATGCGCCGATTGCACCACACCGGTGGGGGCGCCTCAGCCGATGACGTCGGGGTAGTCGGGGGCGGCGAGGAAGAGCGCGAACACGGCGGGCCGCTGCTGGACGAGCTCGAGGCGGGCCCCGTCGGCGCGGGCGAGGTCACGGGCGAGGGCGAGGCCGCGGCCGGTGCTCTCGCCGCCGGAGACGCCGGCCTCGAAGATGCGGTGGCCGAGGGCGTCGGAGACACCGCCGCCCTCGTCGGTGACCTCGATGACGACCGAGCCGCCGACGGTGCGGGTCCGGATCGTCACGGTGCCGCCGCCGTGGTGCAGGGCGTTCTCGACCAGGGTCGCGAGGATCTGCGAGACGTTCGCCGCAGTCGCACGGGCCGTCAGATTCGGCACCCCGACCAGCTGCAGCCCGCGTCCGGCCTTGCTGAACGCGACGCTCCACTCGTCGAGCTGCTGGGACACGATCTTGTCGATGTCGATGACGTCGGCCGCGACCGCGGTCGGGGTGCGGTTCTGCGCGAGCAGCTGCTCGACGACCTCGGTGAGGCGCTCGACCTGCGAGAGCGCGACGGTCGCCTCGTCGCGCATCGCGTCCATGTCGTCGGACATGGTGATCTCCTCCAGCCGCATGGACAGCGCGGTCAGCGGCGTCCGGAGCTGGTGGGAGGCGTTCGCGGCGAACTGCCGCTCGGCGGCGAGGATCCGGGAGATGCGTTCGGCCCGGCGCTCGAGGACGTCAGCGACGCGGTCGACCTCCGGCAGTCCGTAGCTGCGGCGGTGCCGGCGCCGGCGCGGGTCGCCGGAGCCGAACCGTTCGGCGGCCTCGGCCAGGTCGACCAGCGGGCGGGCGAGCGAACGCGCCTGCAGCGCGGCGAGCGCCCCGGCGGTCGCGACCGCGAAGAACGCCTCGACGAGGATCAGCAGCCACGCCTTGCGGATCTGACGCGTCACGCGACCGCGCGACTCGACCACCGTCACCTGCTCGCCGTGCTGCCCCGTCATGTCGACGCGCAGCGGGTTGCCCTCGTCCGGGGCCGGTCCCCCGAGCGGGAAGTTCTCGCCGCCGGGCAGCTTCACCGTCGCGCTGCGGTCCCGGGACACCAGGCGCGCGAGCGCGGAGGCGTCGACCTTCTCGCCGAGCTCGATCCGGACCTCGACGGTGTTCAGCAGGCGCTGCGCCTCGGCCCGCAGGCTGTCGTTGGCACTGCTCTCGATGCCGTTGCGCATCGCGACACCGAGCGGCACCCCGAGGAGGAACACCACCACGATGACGACCGACAGGGTCGACAGGACAAGGCGCCTACCCATGCCGGCAGCGCCCCTTCTCCCGACCGACCTCGGGCCGGATGGGTCGGCCCGCCACCGGAACTACTCGCGCTCGAAGCGGAACCCGACCCCACGCACCGTGGTGATGTACCGCGGGTTCGTGGCGTCGTCCCCGAGCTTCTTGCGCAGCCAGGAGATGTGCATGTCGAGGGTCTTGGTCGACGTCCACCAGGTGGTGTCCCAGACCTCGCGCATCAGCTGGTCGCGGGTGACGACCCGGCCGGCGTCGCGGATCAGCACGCGGAGGAGGTCGAACTCCTTCGCGGTGAGCTGGAGCTCGGTGTCGCCCATCCAGGCGCGGTGGGACTCGATGTCGATGCGCACGCCGCGGATGCCGTGCCCGACCTCCGGGGCGCCGCGGCGCAGCAGCGCGCGGACGCGGGCCAGCAGCTCGGCCAGGCGGAACGGCTTGGTGACGTAGTCGTCCGCACCCGCGTCCAGGCCGACGACCGTGTCGACCTCGTCCGCGCGGGCGGTGAGGACGAGCACGGGGATCACCTGGCCGTCGCCGCGCAGCCGGCGGCAGACCTCGAGGCCGTCCAGACCGGGCAGCCCGATGTCCAGGACGACGAGGTCGATCCCGCCCTGGCGGGCACGCTCGAGGGCCTGCACCCCGTCGGCGCGGACCTCGACCGCATAGCCCTCGCGCCGGAGCGCCCGGGCCAGCGGCTCCGAGATCGCGACGTCATCCTCGGCGAGCAACAGACGAGTCATGACCGAATGGTAAAGCGCAAAGCCCCTCGGAAACCGGCAACGCCACGACCAGCGGTTTTCGTGGCGCTTTGTCCGGGACGGGCGGTCAGGACGCCGCCGGCCGTCTCAACGACCGGTCAAGGCGTCGGTCAAGCGGGCGATCTTGGACCGGATGCCCGGTTCGCCCCGCGCGTCGACCGGGCTCAGGAGCTCGCCGGAAACTGCTGAGGCGGGAATGGCTGGTGTGACGACGCCGGGTTCGGCGGCGGAAACGCCGGCGAGGTCAACCCGGACGGACGAATCGCCGGGGGCCCGGAGTTGGCGACGGCGGCCGCGACGACCTTCTGGACCTCGGCCAGCATCGGGGTGTTCTCGATGACGAGGTCCCCGGCCGGGCTCGCGGTGGAGATCGTCAGCCGGCCGCTGCGGAACATCCGCTGCAGGAGGGTCCGACTGGCCGAGGACCCGATGACGCGGTCCAGCGGCACGTCCAGGCCCCGGCGGGAGAAGACCCCGTGGCGGACCAGCAGGCGCCGTGAGGTGAGCACCCAGCTGTGGGCGTACCAGCTCAGGAACGGCCAGACCGACCAGCGCAGGACGATCGCCCCGGCCGTGGCGCCGATGATCAACCGCAGGGTCGTCCGCGCCCCGGTGTCCGGGACGGTGCCGGCGAGGAACGCGGAGATGCCGGTCGTCGCGATCAGGATGATCACGGGCCAGACCAGCGTGAAGCAGTGCTCACGGAGCTCGAAGACCAGCTTCTCGCCCTCGAGCAGCGGGATCCGTTCCCGACGGCGCAACATCAGCCGGGCTCCCGGGCGCCGGCCGCCCGCACGTGGGTGACGTCGCCGGCCGCGACCCGGGCCGGGCCGTTCTCGGTCGCGATCACGAGCGAGCCGTCGGGGTCGACGTCCTCGCCGCGGCCGACCAGGACGTTCCCGCCCGGCAGTTCGGCCCGGACGTCGGCGCCGAGGGTCGCGCACACCGCCCGGTAGTCGGCGGCCAGGCCGCACGCCGTCGCGTCGCCGCCGGCCGCGTGCCAGGCCTCGAAGCGGGCGCCGAGCGCGCGGAGCACGACCGCGAGCAGCGTCGTCCGGTCCAGGTCGTCACCACCGGCACGGGCGAGCGAGGACGCACCCGGGATGTCCGGAGCCCCGGTGACGTTGAGTCCGATGCCGATCACCGCCATCGGGCCGCCCGGGGTGTCGACGCGCTCGACGAGGATGCCGGCGAGCTTGCCGCCCGCGGCGTCGAGGACGTCGTTGGGCCACTTGAGCCGCAGCCCGTGGATGGCGTCGGTCACGGCCACCCCCGTCAGCAGCGGCAACCAGGCCCAGCGCTCGGCCGGCACCCCCTCCGGGTGCACGAGCACCGAGAAGGTCAGCGCCTCCCCCGGCGCCGCGCTCCACGTGCGGTCCAGGCGGCCGCGGCCGGCGGTCTGGTGTTCTGCGACACAGACGTGGCCGGGCCGGGCCCGCCCCTCGACGGCGGCGGCGCGTACGTCCGCGTTCGTCGAGCCGGTCTCGGGCACGACCACGACCTCCCAGGGCCCGGCGGGCAGGGCGGCGCGCAGCAGGTCGGCGTCCAG containing:
- a CDS encoding BNR-4 repeat-containing protein → MTSRRRRTAVLAGVLAGVLVAGAGPVLTPASADGIPGLDLGSDSEPGWEEPLEEERQPAVFDDLGPAPEESPSRVAATGPGASPAGPKVAPLLRRSAWSWYLDPRVIEDRGRTTFAALANNGDLQVVQIANSNARLSRFTIARKVPVDDHNSPALMRTASGRYAALWSGHEKTPAYLRVSRNPDSIDQWSPRRQLTGSGLENEGASYAVLFRVPQQTDQYVAIVRRKSDRLWVMTTSRDLRRWSKAFPLVRTIYPIEQREQPYLKFTFDGTTLHVLGSDRQPGSSGPNKLYHFSIADGVVRRTDGVVVDTLANIKAGRPIDLRSTSLLYDGAGADGQVRVYDVAVVNGEPIAAVTSLGGNGTQPAYKWARFRNGQWQLRTLVRQARYPEGMTLDTADPRNVYLSYAAPGERTGRIVHLRTPDDGETWTRHEIGDSPGSRTPTTPVGSGGPWLAMWLRGPYESLAKYDTTVTGLTTGRRPVYLTLTWRRTRAGALRAIVLTRQGYTSVPAEGVPVFLRVVRNGKTRLRPVGTTNRSGKLTVRLDGLRPGARVNFVVRPSGAWGAASTKVERL
- a CDS encoding BNR-4 repeat-containing protein, which gives rise to MLSTFRPVAVALAALLVAGAGATSAPASAARSGVGAEAEPAWEDPLETQPQPAVFDDLGPAPQASPSRTTATGPGASANGLKITPLLRSSAWSWYLDPRVIEDRGRTTFGALANNGDLQVVQVVNASGRLSRFTIARKVKVDDHNSAALLRTASGRYAALWSGHGKTPAFLRVSRKPNSIDDWAPRRVLTGSGLEKVGASYAVLFRVPEQADQYVAIVRRKTDALWVMTTSRDLQHWSKAFPLVRAIYPIEKREQPYLKFAFDGTTLHVLGSDRQPGVSGPNKLYHFSIGGGVVRRTDGTVVDTLANVRAGRPVDLRNTTLLYDGAGADGQVRVYDIAVRNSEPIVAVTSLGRSDTAPAYKWARFRNGKWQLRTLVRQSIRPEGMTLDTADPRNVYLSYAAPGQTGRIVHLRTQDDGQTWSVHEIGDTPGSRTPTTPVGSGGPFLAMWLHGRYTKWNNYDTTVTGLTTGRRPVYLTVTWRRARDGVMRAVLVAHQGYTTVPADGVPVQLRVTAGGRTTLRSVGTTNRSGRLVVRLTGVRDGSTVRFVVRPTAIWGAASTSAHRLR
- a CDS encoding ATP-binding protein, coding for MGRRLVLSTLSVVIVVVFLLGVPLGVAMRNGIESSANDSLRAEAQRLLNTVEVRIELGEKVDASALARLVSRDRSATVKLPGGENFPLGGPAPDEGNPLRVDMTGQHGEQVTVVESRGRVTRQIRKAWLLILVEAFFAVATAGALAALQARSLARPLVDLAEAAERFGSGDPRRRRHRRSYGLPEVDRVADVLERRAERISRILAAERQFAANASHQLRTPLTALSMRLEEITMSDDMDAMRDEATVALSQVERLTEVVEQLLAQNRTPTAVAADVIDIDKIVSQQLDEWSVAFSKAGRGLQLVGVPNLTARATAANVSQILATLVENALHHGGGTVTIRTRTVGGSVVIEVTDEGGGVSDALGHRIFEAGVSGGESTGRGLALARDLARADGARLELVQQRPAVFALFLAAPDYPDVIG
- a CDS encoding response regulator transcription factor, with product MTRLLLAEDDVAISEPLARALRREGYAVEVRADGVQALERARQGGIDLVVLDIGLPGLDGLEVCRRLRGDGQVIPVLVLTARADEVDTVVGLDAGADDYVTKPFRLAELLARVRALLRRGAPEVGHGIRGVRIDIESHRAWMGDTELQLTAKEFDLLRVLIRDAGRVVTRDQLMREVWDTTWWTSTKTLDMHISWLRKKLGDDATNPRYITTVRGVGFRFERE
- a CDS encoding PH domain-containing protein, translated to MLRRRERIPLLEGEKLVFELREHCFTLVWPVIILIATTGISAFLAGTVPDTGARTTLRLIIGATAGAIVLRWSVWPFLSWYAHSWVLTSRRLLVRHGVFSRRGLDVPLDRVIGSSASRTLLQRMFRSGRLTISTASPAGDLVIENTPMLAEVQKVVAAAVANSGPPAIRPSGLTSPAFPPPNPASSHQPFPPQQFPASS
- a CDS encoding biotin--[acetyl-CoA-carboxylase] ligase, which translates into the protein MTEPLGQPLDADLLRAALPAGPWEVVVVPETGSTNADVRAAAVEGRARPGHVCVAEHQTAGRGRLDRTWSAAPGEALTFSVLVHPEGVPAERWAWLPLLTGVAVTDAIHGLRLKWPNDVLDAAGGKLAGILVERVDTPGGPMAVIGIGLNVTGAPDIPGASSLARAGGDDLDRTTLLAVVLRALGARFEAWHAAGGDATACGLAADYRAVCATLGADVRAELPGGNVLVGRGEDVDPDGSLVIATENGPARVAAGDVTHVRAAGAREPG